A window of Vulpes lagopus strain Blue_001 chromosome 21, ASM1834538v1, whole genome shotgun sequence contains these coding sequences:
- the LOC121480137 gene encoding formin-like protein 14 → MRTPGLSLSTSHVAAATQLSTSPAAGSESKRSSPTPSPSCTSASPPQQAASSAAARGRRTPARRRGRAARRPPERLPAAPGRRPLAPPGPLPPLPPLPPPPPRAPAAAAGPAEGAGRPRTAPGKVSGSARAAAAAGAPRGRARGALPSQPLHAAPPAPPTPPARHTRMHARALRPSPPAGPPSARAPRAAASFRSPATPAGSWMLPTAAFKLKASAGRHQRPDFLPLSLWRAPKNCAPPPPPPPDSCAPGSRPSGARGLQALQELQELQELQALQEPQAPGARGELGAVSRGRRRRPFSSSLRLCPYHSFVLLRSSPARPQAANRHSPGQKAEPPLRPSVQLMANGARKRKRG, encoded by the exons ATGAGGACGCCCGGCCTCAGCCTCAGCACCAGCCATGTCGCGGCGGCCACGCAGCTGAGCACCAGCCCCGCGGCCGGGAGCGAGAGCAAGCGGTCCTCCCCGACGCCCAGCCCGAGCTGCACGAGCGCCTCCCCCCCGCAGCAGGCGGCGAGCAGCGCGGCGGCCAGAGGCAGGCGCACCCCGGCGCGCCGGAG GGGCCGAGCGGCGCGCCGCCCCCCGGAGCgcctccccgcagccccgggaCGACGCCCCCTTGCGCCGCCGGGGCCGCTCCCTCCGCTCCCTCCGCTccctccgccgccgccccgcgcgccgGCCGCAGCAGCAGGGCCAGCAGAAGGGGCAGGGCGCCCGCGCACGGCGCCGGGGAAAGTTTCCGGGAGCGCCCGAGCGGCCGCAGCAGCCGGTGCCCCCCGCGGCCGGGCTCGCGGGGCGCTGCCATCGCAGCCTCTCCACGcggcgcccccggcgcccccgacGCCCCCAGCCCGGCACACGCGCATGCACGCGCGCGCCCTCCGCCCGAGCCCACCCGCGGGCCCCCCTTCTGCGCGGGCCCCCCGAGCCGCCGCAAGTTTCCGCTCTCCAGCAACTCCTGCAGGATCCTGGATGCTCCCAACAGCCGCCTTCAAGTTAAAGGCTAGCGCGGGCCGGCACCAGCGACCAGACTTCCTCCCGCTCTCTCTTTGGAGAGCTCCTAAGAATTgcgctccacccccacccccaccccccgactcCTGCGCCCCGGGGTCCCGTCCCTCCGGCGCGCGGGGGCTGCAGGCGCTGCAGGAGCTGCAGGAGCTGCAGGAGCTGCAGGCGCTGCAGGAGCCGCAGGCGCCGGGGGCACGGGGCGAGCTCGGGGCCGTGTCCCGCGGCCGGCGGAGGcgccccttctcctcctccctgcggCTCTGCCCCTATCACTCCTTCGTTCTCCTCCGATCCTCCCCGGCTCGGCCCCAGGCAGCGAACCGCCATTCCCCGGGGCAGAAAGCAGAGCCTCCCCTGCGCCCGTCGGTCCAGCTCATGGCAAACGGCGCAAGAAAACGGAAACGGGGCTGA